A single window of Danio rerio strain Tuebingen ecotype United States chromosome 15, GRCz12tu, whole genome shotgun sequence DNA harbors:
- the or62c1 gene encoding odorant receptor 126-5 (The RefSeq protein has 1 substitution compared to this genomic sequence), producing MQQQLENESSVSVFKLSGLNETMENRIVFFSFTALFYPLMVFCNVTVMFTIMSNKKLHEPMYMFICNLCVNGLFGTSGFYPKFLYDLLAHDHVISYVGCLIQIFVIYSSALCDFSTLTVMAYDRYVAICRPLEYHSIMTSRMILKCILFCWLAPFVCMSVLIVLIARLTLCASTIEKLYCEIWAVAKLSCFSTTINNVFGYIVILTYFGHAVLIFCSYIHLIKKCMKSIEVRHKFIQTCVPHLLSLINVTAALLFDVLYSRYGSRNLPQSVRNFMALEFLLVPPILNPLIYGLNLTAVRQQVIRLFYKKQVVISD from the coding sequence ATGCAGCAACAGCTGGAGAATGAATCCAGCGTCTCAGTATTTAAACTCTCCGGTCTGAATGAAACCATGGAGAAcagaattgtgtttttttctttcaccgcACTCTTTTATCCTCTGATGGTGTTTTGTAACGTCACTGTAATGTTCACTATAATGTCAAATAAGAAGCTCCATGAGCCAATGTACATGTTTATATGTAATCTTTGTGTAAATGGGCTTTTTGGTACTTCTGGCTTCTATCCTAAATTCTTGTATGATTTATTAGCCCATGATCACGTGATTTCTTATGTTGGGTGTCTGATTCAGATATTTGTCATTTATTCGTCTGCTTTGTGTGACTTTTCAACACTAACGGTGATGGCGTATGACAGGTATGTGGCAATATGTAGACCGCTGGAGTATCATTCAATAATGACAAGCCGTATGATTCTTAAGTGCATCCTTTTCTGTTGGCTGGCTCCATTTGTTTGCATGTCTGTTCTCATCGTGTTAATAGCTAGGCTCACTTTATGTGCCTCCACTATTGAAAAGTTATACTGTGAGATTTGGGCAGTGGCAAAACTTTCATGTTTTTCTACAACTATTAATAACGTGTTTGGGTACATTGTTATTCTTACATATTTTGGACATGCAGTATTGATATTTTGCTCATACATTCACCTGATTAAAAAGTGTATGAAGTCAACAGAAGTCAGACACAAATTTATACAAACGTGTGTGCCGCATCTGCTTTCACTGATTAATGTTACTGCTGCGTTGTTGTTTGATGTGTTGTACAGTCGTTATGGTTCGAGGAATCTGCCACAAAGTGTGCGCAATTTCATGGCTCTTGAATTTCTTCTTGTACCACCTATTTTAAACCCCCTGATTTATGGATTGAATCTGACAGCTGTGCGCCAACAAGTTATAAGACTCTTTTACAAAAAACAAGTGGTAATATCTGActga